The genome window AGCGGACGGCTGGCGGACATTGATCGGACACGGCTTTGGCGCGGCCACCTGGGGCGTGCTCGGCGGCTATCTGACGCCGGCGACGCCGCGCAGCCTGATCTTCAAGATCTGGTTCGACCTCGGCGCGCTCGGCGCCGCCGCGGCGGCGCTCGTCGCGGCCCGCACCAGCCTGTTCGTCGGCCAATCGCGTCCGGCGCTCGCGCCCTTCCTTCTGGGCGGGCTTGGCGCGGGATTCGCCATTTGCCTGTTCGGTCCCGCGGCCGAGCAGCTGTGGTGGCTGACCCTCGCCGGGCTCGACGCCATCGCCTTTGCGCTCGTGATGCGCGGACAATTTCGGAAACGTCGCCCGCGCCTGCCGATCGGCTGGAGCGCGCCTGCCGAGGACCAAGCATAGAAGTGACGCTGTCTTCAACGCTCGTCGACAAGGTCGAAACTCTCGGGCTTCATGAGCCTGTCGCCGCCGCGGCGTTCCTCTGCGGCGCGCCGGTTTTCGCGCTCGCCGACGGGACGCTGCATTTCGGCGACGGCGCGGCGGGACGCCGCATTCCGGCCCATCAAGACGCGGCCATCCTCGTCGTCGCGCAGGACGGCGACCGGCTCATCACCGGCGGAGACGACGGTCGGGTTGTGGCGACCGACGCGAGAGGCGACGTCAAGGTCTTCGGCGACGAAAAGGGCAAATGGATCGACGCCGTCGCCGCGCGTGGCGGCGCGGTGGCGTGGACAGCCGGAAAGGTGGCGCGCGCACGCTCGGCCAAGGGCGAGGAGAAGTCGCTGGATCTGCCGTCAAGCGCGCGCGGCCTCGCCTTTTTCCCTAAAGGCTACCGGCTGGCGATCGCCCATTACGGCGGCGCGACTTTATGGTTCCCGAACGCCGGAAAGCCGGAGGCGCTCGCCTGGGCGGGCTCGCACCTTGACGCGACGATCTCTCCCGACGGGCGCTTTCTCGTCACCTCGATGCAGGAGAACACGCTGCACGGCTGGCGCCTCGCTGATTCCAAGCACATGCGGATGGCCGGATATCCCGGAAAGACGCGCAGCTTCTCCTGGTCGCATGACGGGAAATGGCTGGCCACCTCGGGCGCCGACGCCTGCATCGTCTGGCCGTTTTCGGGCAAGGATGGGCCGATGGGCCAGGCGCCGCGCGAATGCGGCGTGCGTTCGGCGATCGCGACGCGCGTCGCCTTCCATCCCGCCGCGCTGGTCATAGCGATCGGTTACGACGACGGCCTTGTCATGCTGGCGCGGCTTTCCGACGGTTCCGAAATTCTCGTCCGCCGTCCGGCGCGGGATGAGGGCCGCGCGCGGATCAGCGCGCTCGCCTGGGACGAGAAGGGCGCGCGGCTCGCCTTCGGCGCGGAGAACGGCGACGCGGGCGTGCTGAGCCTGCCGAAGGGGTAAGCGGAGAGCCGGCCAAGGCAGGAACTCCCGTCGACAGAACAGGTTAAAGCCGTGTCCCCTCGCGCCGCGCAACGGTTAGGAAGACGGCAATGACCCTGCACACCGACAGCGATCCGCACCAGCACGTTCAGAGAATTCAGAATCGCCTCCAGGAGACGATCAACCACCTGCGCGAAGACATCGCGAAGGTCGAGGAGCCGCAGCTCAAGGCCATGTTCGAGACCTCCGCCGAGGTTCTAACGGGGTTGAAAAAGGCCTACAGCGACTACGAGGAAAAGAAGGAGCCGGCCTGGCCCGGCGGGCGCGAACTGCACAGCTGAAGAGCTGAAGAGAGCGGTTTGCATTGGCGGCGTGAAGCGCGGACATTCCTGTCATGACCGCGCCGAAACTTCTGTCGATCGCCGGCTCCGACCCTTCGCAAAGCCTCACCTTGCGCTGATCGGCATTCGGTTCGAGCCGTGCAAGCGGCCGGGGCGGCGTCTTTGCGCCATGTTGAGCCGCTATCAGACATCGGGTTCGAAAACAGCGAACCGGAAGACGCCAATGGGTCTTGAGCAAATCGGCGACTCGCTCTGGCTCGCCGACGGCGACATTGTCGACTTCTTCAGCTTCCCCTACCCCACGCGCATGCTGATCGCGCGGTTCGCCGACAGCGCGCTTTGGGTATGGTCGCCGGTGAAACTTTCCGCCGAGTTGCGCGCCGAGGTCGATGCGCTAGGCCGAGTGGCGCATCTCGTCAGTCCCAACAAGCTCCACCATCTCTATCTTGGCGAGTGGAAGGAAGCCTATCCCAACGCGAAGCTCTGGGGGCCGCTTTCGACAATAAGGCGCCGTCCCGAACTCGCCTTCGAACCCCCGCTTCAAGATTCGCCGCCGCCCGAGTGGGGCGACGCCATCGATCAGGCATGGTTTCGCGGCTCTGTCATTATGGATGAAATCGTCTTTTTTCATCGTCCGTCAGGCGTCGCGATTTTCGCCGATTTGATCGAAGCCTTCAGCGACCAATTCCTCTGCGCGCATTGGAGCGCTTGGCGGCGATGGCTCGCGCGTCTCGACGGGATCACCCTCGCCGCTCCGCATGCGCCGCTCGAATGGCGTCTCTCTTTCCTCTGCCGCGGCCCGGCGCGCACCGCCCGCGACAAAATCCTCGGCTGGCCGATCAAACAGGCGGTCATCGCGCATGGCGAGCGGCCGAGCGCCAACGCGAGTGAATTTGTGCGCGGCGCTTTGGCTTGGCTCGGCCCCGAGCGAAGGTGACGGCGCCTGTCGCGCCGCGCTAATCTGCTGGGATGGCGCATATCCAGAAACTGCTCTCCATCGCCGGCTCCGACGCCTCCGGCGGCGCGGGCGTGCAGGCGGACCTGAAAACCTTCTCGGCCTTCGGCTGCTACGGCATGGCGGCGATCACGGCGCTGACCGCGCAGAACACGCAGGGCGTGACCGCCGCCTACCCCGTCGCGCCAGAGATTGTGGCGGCGCAGATCGAAGCGGTGCTGTCGGACATCCCCCCCGACGCGATCAAGATTGGCATGCTGGCGACGCCGGATATCGCTCTGGCCGTCGCCACAGCGCTGGCGCGCCACGGCGGGCGCAACGTCGTGCTCGACCCAGTCTTAGTTCCGACGCAGGGCGTCAGCCTCGCCTCGGCCGGGCTGGAGGCTGCGCTGGTCTCGAGCCTCCCGCCCTTGGCGCGGCTCGTAACGCCCAACCTCCATGAGGCGAGCGTGCTGACGCAAACGCCCCGCGCCACCAGCGCCGAGGAGATGGCGGCGCAGGGGCGGCTCCTCTGCGCAGCCGGCGCCCACGCGGTGCTGGTCAAGGGCGGCGACCTCGAGGGCGAACCTGTCGACGTGCTCGTAGAGGGCGGCGAGACTCGCGTCTTTTGCGGCCGCCGCATCGCGACGCGGCATACGCATGGAACCGGTTGCGCCCTGTCCTCGGCCATCGCCTGCGAACTCGCCAAGGGCGCGCCGCTCATCGACGCGATCGCGACGGCGAAAGCCTGGTCGGAGGGGGCGCTCGAAGCGGCGGACAGTCTGCGGCTTAGCGACGGCCGCGGCCCGCCGCATCACTTCTATGCGCTCTGGCGCTAACCCCCTCCCCAGCCCTCCCCCGCTTCGCGGGAGAGGGGGAAGGTTGCGCCCTTCCGCGACGCGCGCGAAGCGCCGGAAGGGGGCACATGCGAGTCGGTCGCCTCTAGCCCGACAGCGCCGCCTTCACCGCCGCGCTCGCCTTACCGAAATCCATCCGTCCCGTATATTTCGCCTTGAGCGCCGCGACGACCTTGCCCATGTCCTTGATCGACGTCGCGCCGGTCTCGGCGATCGCCGCCTTCACCGCCTCGGCCACCTCCGCCTCGGAGAGCTGCTGCGGCAAATAGGCGGAAATGATCGCGATCTCGCCGCGCTCCTTGCCCGCGAGGTCCTCGCGCCCTGCTTTTTCGTAGATGTCCAGAGACTCCTGCCGGCTTTTGATCATTTTCTGGAGCAGCGCGAGCTCGTCATCCTCGCTGAGCGTCTTGCCGGCGCCGCGCGCCTCAATGTCCTTGTCCTTCAGCGCGGCGTTGATGAGCCGCAGCGCGTCGACCTTGGCGCGCTCGCCCGCCTTCATCGCCGCCTTGAGGTCCGCCGCTATCTTCTCGCGCATGTTGTGTCCTTGGGGTTCCCTTTTCGAGCCGAAATCGTCTAAGTATCGGCATCAATCGACGCAGCGCGCTCTCACCCTCCCCTTGAGGGGGAGTGTCGAGCCGCGCAAGCGGCTCGGGGTGGGGTGAGCGTCACCCCCTTCCCCTCAAGGGGGAGGTAAGCGCGCGTCCGCGACATAAGCGACCGGGCATAGAACGGACATGACCCTCAATCAAGACAATGGCTGGAAGAAACCCGTCCACACCGGCGTGCTGATCCTCGCCAGCGGCGAAGTGATCGAAGGCTATGGGCTTGGCGCCGTCGGCGAGGCGGTCGGCGAAGTCTGCTTCAACACCGCCATGACCGGCTATCAGGAAATCCTCACCGACCCGTCCTACGCCGCGCAGATCGTCACCTTCACCTTTCCGCACATCGGCAATGTCGGGACGAATGACGAGGACGTCGAGACCGTCGATCTCGACAAGAGCGCCGGCGCGGTCGGCGCCATCTTCGGCGCGCCCTGCACCGACCCATCCAATTTTCGCGCCGAGAAGCCGCTCGAGGATTGGCTCGCCGCGCGCGGCATTGTCGGCATGTGCGGCATCGACACCCGCGCGCTGACGACGCTCATTCGCGAGCGGGGCATGCAGAACGCCGTCATCGCCCATGCGCCGGACGGCCATTTCGACATCGCCGCGCTGAAAGCCAAGGCGGCCGCCTGGCCGGGCATCGACGGCATGGACCTTGTGCCGAGCGTCGGCTCGAAGGAGCGCTATGACTGGCGCGAGACGATCTGGCGGCTCGGCGGCGGCTATGGCGCGCGCAATGGCGCGCCCAAGTTTCGCGTGGTCGCGATCGACTATGGCGTGAAGCGCAACATCCTGCGGATTCTCGCCGAACAGGAGTGCGAAGTGGTGGTCGCGCCGGCGACCGCGACGAGCGCGGAGATATTGGCGCTGAACCCCGACGGCGTGTTTCTCTCAAACGGCCCCGGCGATCCGGCCGAGACCGGCAAATACGCCGCGCCGGTGATCCGTGATCTGCTCGAAGCGAAGGTGCCGACTTTCGGCATTTGCCTCGGCCACCAGATGATGGCGCTCGCGGTCGGCGCGAAAACCAAGAAAATGCCGCAGGGCCATCACGGCGCCAATCACCCGGTCAAGGATTTCACCACGGGGAAGGTCGAGATCGTCTCGATGAACCACGGCTTCGCGGTCGATCGCGACAGCCTGCCGGCAAACGCCGTCGAGACCCATCGTTCGCTTTTCGATGGGTCCAATTGCGGGATCGCGCTCACCGACCGGCCGGCCTTTTCGGTGCAGCACCATCCCGAAGCCTCGCCCGGCCCGCAGGACAGCCATTATCTTTTCCGCCGCTTCGTCGCGATGATGGAGAAGGCGCGGGCGGCCTAACGGGCAACGCCAGTCGCCGACTCGGCCCGATCGGCGAACTTCTCACAGGGCGGCACTAGCTCATCGAGCGACTTTTCCTTCGTGGGCGCCTCGCGCATATCGATATCCTTGACCACCGTGAGATAGGCGCCGGACGGCTGCGTGCGCAAATAGGTCGTCAGCAGCAGCGGCCCTCGAGGGAAGTCGCCGCGCCGGCAGGCGTCGGCGCTCACGTTAAACGAGCCATGCGTCTTTCCGGGATTGCGCGCCTTCTCTTCGAGAAATTCCTTCTGCCTTGCGCGGATCGCGGCATAATCGGCCGGGTCGATGCGATAGGCGAAAATGCGCGTTCCGGCCTTCTTCTCGCCGGCGAGCGGCGCGACGTCGTCGGGCGCGGTCGTGTCCTTGAGCGCCAGCTTCAGCTCATGTTTGGCGTTTTCCTCGCCATCGCGCCACCAGCCGATTTTTAGAGTCACGCCGCCCTTTTGCGGCTCGAATGTTTCGGGCAGGCGCACCGCCGCGCGCAGCACGGCCGGATCGAAGGCGGCCGCGTCGAAATTGCGCAGCGCCCAGATGGTCGAAACCGGCACATGGCTGCAGGCGGCAAGCGACGCAGCAAGCGACGCAGCAAGCGACATGGCCAGCGCCGGGGCGGATAGACGACAGAGAATGGACGGCATGGAAAGCCTCATGTCGAGTTATGATTTTTTAATGTTTGACATTAAAATTTTATCGTGTCAACGTAAGCGACACAAGGAGACCGCCATGACCGACTTCCCTGCCCTTTGCTTTGAGGACCGCCGACTTGACTCGCTACGCCGCCGCATCGGCTGGCTCTGCCAGACGCTGCGCGTCGCGCTGGTCGCCTATTGCGTCTGGATGTTGGTTTCGATCGCGACGTTCTGGAGCGACGAGGCCAAGATCGTCTCGCGCTTTGCGGCGCTCAGGGTCGATGTCGAAGGCCTGTCCGCCTATCAGCGCCTCGCGGCCTTCGGCCTCAGCTTCGCGATCTGGGTTTTACTCGTTCTCGCCTGCTACGCCGGCTGGAGACTGTTCTCAGCCTATCTCGAGGGGCGCATCTTCACCGTCGACGCCGCCGGATGGCTGCGCGCGCTTGCGCTAATGGGCCTCGGCGCCGCGCTTGTCGATATCGCCGCAAGGCCGCTGACATCGCTGATCCTTACGGCGCATAAGCCGGCCGGCGGGCATTTTGTGTCCATCTACTTTCGATCCGAAGATCTTTCGACGCTGATGCTGCTCGCGACGCTTCTCGCGCTCGCCCATATCCAGAAGACGGCGGCCGACATCGCCGACGAACATGCGCAGATCGTCTGATGCCGATCATCGTCAACCTCGACGTGATGCTGGCGAAGCGCAAGATGCGCTCGCGCGATCTCGCGCAACAGATCGGCATCGCCGAGCAGAATGTGAGCCTGCTGAAGTCGGGCAAGGTGAAGGGCGTGCGCTTCGACACGCTCGAAAAAATCTGCGACATTCTGCAATGTCAGCCGGGCGACATTCTCGAATATCGGCCGGACGGCGAATCCGCGTGACGAGGCGCGACAGGCATGCCGCATATCATGGCGAAGGCTTGGGGCGTCGGGCTGGCGTGCATCGCAGCCGCCATGTTGGCGCTGGCGCTGCGGCCGGACCTTCGTCTCGCCGCGCGCGCCGCCTGGAACGATCCGCGCCTGCTTCGCGCTCTCGCCGACGACGCGCGCATCCATTACGAGCCCGAGGCGCTCGCCTGCGCCGAGGCCGTGGCCGAAATCACGCCGCGCGCCGTCGCGCAAATCGAGTCGGCGCACGGACGCCCCTTTGCGCAGCCGCCGGCGGTCGGCGTCTACGCGTCCTATGAAAATTACGCGCGCGCCAACGCCATGGGCGATCCCGGCATCGCCGCCGTGACGCGCGCCGGCGCCGCGCTGTTGTCGCCGACGCTGTGCGGCGCCGAGCGCAAACGCCTCGAAGGCGTCCTCACGCATGAATTGTCGCATGTGCATCTTTCGGGCTGGCGCCCGCTTGGCGCGCCGCGCCCGCCGCAATGGTTCACCGAAGGGCTCGCGGTGATGGCGTCGAACGGCGGCGGCGCCGAGGGCGTCAGCGAGGAGGACGCCGCGCGGGCGATCCGCGACGGCTACCGGGTCGTGCTCGACGGAAGGCGATGGATCGATTTTGCGGGGCTCGGCTTTGAGCGCGACCCGCCGCGCGATCCGGCGAAGGACGCGCTCACCCAGCGCCAGCGGCTCGCCTATCGGCAGGCGGGCATGTTCGTCGGCTGGCTGCGCCTGCGCGACGAGACGGCGTTTATGCAGCTTCTTCGCGCGCTCGAAGCGGGCAGGCCTTTCGAAGGCGCGTTCCAATCGGCCTTTGGCGAAAGCGCGCCGTCACTTTGGCACCGCTTCGTTTCGTCGTTTCGGCGAAACGACGCTGACGGCTAATCCTCAAACGCCTCACGAAGGCCCGCGAGAACGGCCGCGAGCGTAGCCTGTGACGCTTTGCCCAAGCGCTCGACGAGCCGCTGCTTGTCGATTGCGCGAATTTGATCAAGCAGCACGAGCCCGCGCTTGCCCTTGAACGTCAGCGCGACGCGAAAGCCGGCGGGGCGGCTTCCCGTCGTCAGCGGCGCAACGATCGCCGTGCGCAAATGATCATGCATTTCCGGCGGCGAAACGATCAGGCATGGCCGCGTCTTCTGAATTTCGCTGCCGACCGTCGGATCGAGCGCAGCGAGCCAGATTTCGCCGCGCTTCACCACGTTAGTTTTTCGTCGCCTTCGTTGCCAAACTCCGGCCATAGAAGCGCGTCGTCGCCATGCTCGGCGATACGGCGGGCGTCATCGCCCCAACCCTCGCGAACGCGCTTCTTGAGCGGCGTGACGACAAGACGGCCTTTCTCGACAGTCAATTCGACGTCGTCGTCGACATCCGCCCCAATTTCGGCGAGGAACGGCTTGGGGATAATCAAACCAGTAGAGTTTCCCATTTTTCGAAACGCGCTACGCATGGCACACCCCACGATGTTATAACTTAGTTATAACATCGATGGTTGGAGTCGCAACCGCTTACTTCAAAAACACATAGATATCGACGTCGACCGTCGCGTCGTCGCCCTTAAAGTCGGTGAGATATTCCTCGAGGATGAGATCCTTCGTATCGAGCCCCTTCTCGTCGAGATAGGCGGCGATCGCCTCATAGGTGGCCTCGATCTCGTCATAGGCGCCGCGATGCTGGAATTTGAGCGCCTTTCCGGCTGGCGACGCGCCGATGCTGACGCCCTCAGGCAGCTTGGGCTTGCCTTCGGGCGCCGCCGCGAGCGGAACCATCGCCTCGAAGGCGAAGCCGGCGTCGTCGGTCTTGGTGAAAACGGCGATCGGCCGGCCGTTGACGGCAAACCCGGACGCTGTGACGGCGCCCTCGAGCTTGCCGAGCGCCTCGCTGATCGTCTTCGCCGCGTCCTCCCACTTGCCCTGCCCTTTGACGACGGCGGCGGGCCGGGCCTCGACGGCGACGGTCTGGCTCATCATGGCCTGCGTCGCTTCGTCATGGGCGGTGGGGGGGGCCGCGTCGCCCGGCTTTGCGTCTTCCGGCTTCACATCGCCAGGCTTGGCGTCGCTCGTCTCGTTGGATTTCGTCTCTGGCGCCGCATTTGGGGCGGGCTGTTGCGGCGCGGCGGATTTTTCCGCCTCCTTAACGCCGGCGACCGGAACCAGCGACCGTTCGGAGTAGATCGCCGCCCCGGCGATAAGAACTGTGAAGATCGCCAGAGCGCGCCAATAGCGTCGCAGGCTGTCCAGTAAGCCCGGTTCTTCTTCCATCGTCGAGCGTCCCTAAACGGCCATCATGGCCTTTTCGCGCGCACATGCGACGCGCGTTCGGCGGGAGCCGCAGTGGCGCTTCGGCGCAGCCTTCTCTATATACGAGCGCGTCTCCCGGAGAATAGGCGAAAAGCTGCCCCATGGCGCATCCGCTCGACCATCTTCCGATTCTGCGCATGAATGGCGCCGGAAACGAAATTCTCATTCTCGATTTGCGCGGGAGCGACCACGAGCTTGCGCCGCAGGAAGCGCGCGCGATCGCCAATGCGCCGGGCCTGCGCTTCGATCAGCTGATGGCGCTCCACAGGCCGCGAAGACCCGGTGATGACGCCTTCCTGCGCATCTACAATGTCGATGGATCGCTCTCTTCCGCTTGCGGCAATGGAACCCGCTGCGTCGCCTATGTTTTGGCGCGCGAGGGCAAGGACGCGCTGCGTCTGGAGACCGACGCCGGCCTCATCGAAACGCGCCGTCAGGCCGATACGGTTTTCACCGTCGACATGGGCCGACCGCGGCTGGACTGGCGCGAGATACCGCTCGCCCACGCGGTGGAGGATACGCGCGAGGTCGCGCTCGACCCGCCGGTCGCGCGCGCGCCGGCGCGCTTTTGCGCGGTGAGCATGGGCAATCCCCATGCGGTGTTCTTCGTCGATGACGCGACGCTGGTCGATCTGGAGACGCTTGGCCCGCGCATCGAGCGCCATCCGCTCTTTCCCGAACGCGCCAATGTCTCCTTCGCGCAGATGCTTTCGCGCGACGATATATTGCTGCGCGTCTGGGAACGCGGAACCGGCGCCACCAAGGCCTGCGGCTCGGCCGCCTGCGCGACGCTCGTCGCGGCCGCCCGTGCAGGGCTCGGCGCGCGCGCGGCGCGTCTGCGCCTGCCCGGCGGCGATCTCCAGATCGAGTGGCGGGCGGACGATCATGTGCTCATGACAGGGCCGGTCGAATTCGAATTTGAAACCAGGCTCAATCCCCAGATCTTTCAGAGCGTCGTAGCGTGAACGCGCCGATTCGCGACGCCGAGGCGGTGACCTTCGGCTGCCGGCTCAACGCCGTCGAGTCGCAGGCGCTCGCCAAAGCCCACGCCAGCGCGCGCGAGACGGTGATCGTCAACACCTGCGCCGTCACTGGCGAGGCCACGCGACAAGCGCGTCAGGCGATCCGCCGCTTGCATCGCGAGCGGCCCGAGGCCGAGATCATCGTCGCCGGCTGCGCGGCGCGGCTCGATCCTCCGGGTTTCGCGAATATCGAGGGGGTGACGCGGGTCCTCGCCGAACATGCGCCAAATCGCGCGCTTGCGAGCGTTGAGGG of Methylocystis sp. SC2 contains these proteins:
- a CDS encoding helix-turn-helix transcriptional regulator, which translates into the protein MPIIVNLDVMLAKRKMRSRDLAQQIGIAEQNVSLLKSGKVKGVRFDTLEKICDILQCQPGDILEYRPDGESA
- the carA gene encoding glutamine-hydrolyzing carbamoyl-phosphate synthase small subunit, encoding MTLNQDNGWKKPVHTGVLILASGEVIEGYGLGAVGEAVGEVCFNTAMTGYQEILTDPSYAAQIVTFTFPHIGNVGTNDEDVETVDLDKSAGAVGAIFGAPCTDPSNFRAEKPLEDWLAARGIVGMCGIDTRALTTLIRERGMQNAVIAHAPDGHFDIAALKAKAAAWPGIDGMDLVPSVGSKERYDWRETIWRLGGGYGARNGAPKFRVVAIDYGVKRNILRILAEQECEVVVAPATATSAEILALNPDGVFLSNGPGDPAETGKYAAPVIRDLLEAKVPTFGICLGHQMMALAVGAKTKKMPQGHHGANHPVKDFTTGKVEIVSMNHGFAVDRDSLPANAVETHRSLFDGSNCGIALTDRPAFSVQHHPEASPGPQDSHYLFRRFVAMMEKARAA
- the dapF gene encoding diaminopimelate epimerase; the protein is MAHPLDHLPILRMNGAGNEILILDLRGSDHELAPQEARAIANAPGLRFDQLMALHRPRRPGDDAFLRIYNVDGSLSSACGNGTRCVAYVLAREGKDALRLETDAGLIETRRQADTVFTVDMGRPRLDWREIPLAHAVEDTREVALDPPVARAPARFCAVSMGNPHAVFFVDDATLVDLETLGPRIERHPLFPERANVSFAQMLSRDDILLRVWERGTGATKACGSAACATLVAAARAGLGARAARLRLPGGDLQIEWRADDHVLMTGPVEFEFETRLNPQIFQSVVA
- a CDS encoding DUF2975 domain-containing protein encodes the protein MTDFPALCFEDRRLDSLRRRIGWLCQTLRVALVAYCVWMLVSIATFWSDEAKIVSRFAALRVDVEGLSAYQRLAAFGLSFAIWVLLVLACYAGWRLFSAYLEGRIFTVDAAGWLRALALMGLGAALVDIAARPLTSLILTAHKPAGGHFVSIYFRSEDLSTLMLLATLLALAHIQKTAADIADEHAQIV
- a CDS encoding AbrB/MazE/SpoVT family DNA-binding domain-containing protein translates to MGNSTGLIIPKPFLAEIGADVDDDVELTVEKGRLVVTPLKKRVREGWGDDARRIAEHGDDALLWPEFGNEGDEKLTW
- a CDS encoding GyrI-like domain-containing protein, with translation MEEEPGLLDSLRRYWRALAIFTVLIAGAAIYSERSLVPVAGVKEAEKSAAPQQPAPNAAPETKSNETSDAKPGDVKPEDAKPGDAAPPTAHDEATQAMMSQTVAVEARPAAVVKGQGKWEDAAKTISEALGKLEGAVTASGFAVNGRPIAVFTKTDDAGFAFEAMVPLAAAPEGKPKLPEGVSIGASPAGKALKFQHRGAYDEIEATYEAIAAYLDEKGLDTKDLILEEYLTDFKGDDATVDVDIYVFLK
- a CDS encoding GatB/YqeY domain-containing protein encodes the protein MREKIAADLKAAMKAGERAKVDALRLINAALKDKDIEARGAGKTLSEDDELALLQKMIKSRQESLDIYEKAGREDLAGKERGEIAIISAYLPQQLSEAEVAEAVKAAIAETGATSIKDMGKVVAALKAKYTGRMDFGKASAAVKAALSG
- a CDS encoding WD40 repeat domain-containing protein, which produces MTLSSTLVDKVETLGLHEPVAAAAFLCGAPVFALADGTLHFGDGAAGRRIPAHQDAAILVVAQDGDRLITGGDDGRVVATDARGDVKVFGDEKGKWIDAVAARGGAVAWTAGKVARARSAKGEEKSLDLPSSARGLAFFPKGYRLAIAHYGGATLWFPNAGKPEALAWAGSHLDATISPDGRFLVTSMQENTLHGWRLADSKHMRMAGYPGKTRSFSWSHDGKWLATSGADACIVWPFSGKDGPMGQAPRECGVRSAIATRVAFHPAALVIAIGYDDGLVMLARLSDGSEILVRRPARDEGRARISALAWDEKGARLAFGAENGDAGVLSLPKG
- the thiD gene encoding bifunctional hydroxymethylpyrimidine kinase/phosphomethylpyrimidine kinase, coding for MAHIQKLLSIAGSDASGGAGVQADLKTFSAFGCYGMAAITALTAQNTQGVTAAYPVAPEIVAAQIEAVLSDIPPDAIKIGMLATPDIALAVATALARHGGRNVVLDPVLVPTQGVSLASAGLEAALVSSLPPLARLVTPNLHEASVLTQTPRATSAEEMAAQGRLLCAAGAHAVLVKGGDLEGEPVDVLVEGGETRVFCGRRIATRHTHGTGCALSSAIACELAKGAPLIDAIATAKAWSEGALEAADSLRLSDGRGPPHHFYALWR
- a CDS encoding type II toxin-antitoxin system PemK/MazF family toxin; protein product: MVKRGEIWLAALDPTVGSEIQKTRPCLIVSPPEMHDHLRTAIVAPLTTGSRPAGFRVALTFKGKRGLVLLDQIRAIDKQRLVERLGKASQATLAAVLAGLREAFED